The following proteins are encoded in a genomic region of Coffea eugenioides isolate CCC68of chromosome 6, Ceug_1.0, whole genome shotgun sequence:
- the LOC113773410 gene encoding 40S ribosomal protein S17-like, whose protein sequence is MGRVRTKTVKKSSRQVIERYYSKLTLDFHTNKKVLGEVAIIPSKRLRNKIAGFSTHLMKRIQKGPVRGISLKLQEEERERRMDFVPEESAIKTDRIEVDKETIELLAVMGMNELPGIVLKEEQSPLMVAPPLAYGAGGRGRRY, encoded by the coding sequence ATGGGTCGCGTCCGCACCAAGACAGTGAAAAAGTCCTCCCGCCAAGTCATCGAGCGGTACTACTCCAAGTTGACGCTGGACTTCCATACCAACAAGAAAGTCCTCGGCGAAGTCGCCATCATCCCGTCAAAAAGGCTCCGAAACAAGATCGCCGGGTTCTCCACCCATCTCATGAAACGGATCCAAAAGGGCCCAGTTAGGGGTATTTCGCTCAAGCTTCAAGAGGAGGAGAGAGAGCGCCGCATGGACTTCGTTCCTGAAGAATCCGCGATCAAGACCGACAGGATTGAGGTCGATAAGGAGACCATTGAGTTGCTTGCCGTCATGGGTATGAACGAATTGCCCGGTATTGTCCTCAAGGAGGAGCAGTCTCCTCTCATGGTTGCTCCGCCTTTGGCTTATGGCGCTGGTGGCCGCGGTAGGAGGTACTAG
- the LOC113776344 gene encoding TLD domain-containing protein 1 codes for MGNSESSSSSSSADPRFKSACRAFTQKELEDLKSLFVSLAAKSQSDNPHYITPPVFKEYIGAGGPLGDRMFDLVTQKRKDQKLTFQDLVIAKGTYEKGTKDDIEEFIYQLLDVYGDGVVGRSDVERVLATMLNSICSENCSESRSGSEQECVDIFLNAANFKKDVSDKAESSLSFEDFRRWCALLPSVRKFLGSLLMPPDSGSQVPKLVDGESIDPNLVLMRKQYAWLIGGALSHELSEWKLLYHSAVHGQSFNTFLGKMSDDGPSVLVIKDREGCIYGGYASQPWEKHGDFYGDLKSFLFQLYPKASIFRPTGANHNMQWCAVNFSSESIPNGIGFGGRVNHFGLFISANFDKGHTFECTTFGSPCLSKTNYIYPEVIECWGIVPRGAQQDRSEAIRGTVLERFKEDRHMLNLVGLANSSD; via the exons ATGGGCAACTCAGAATCATCATCATCGTCCTCTTCTGCTGATCCTCGCTTCAAATCCGCTTGCAG AGCATTCACGCAGAAGGAACTGGAAGACCTCAAATCCCTATTCGTATCTCTTGCTGCCAAATCCCAAAGCGACAATCCTCACTACATTACTCCACCGGTTTTCAAG GAGTACATAGGAGCTGGAGGACCTTTAGGAGATAGAATGTTCGATTTGGTTACGCAGAAACGCAAGGATCAAAAGCTAACCTTCCAAGACCTCGTCATTGCCAAA GGTACTTATGAGAAAGGGACAAAAGATGATATTGAAGAGTTCATTTATCAACTATTAGATGTCTATGGTGATGGTGTTGTTGGAAG GTCTGATGTCGAGCGTGTTTTAGCTACCATGCTGAATTCTATATGTTCTGAGAACTGCTCTGAATCAAGATCAGGCTCAGAACAAGAATGTGTTGATATTTTTCTCAATGCTGCAAATTTTAAGAAGGATGTTAGTGACAAAGCTGAAAGTAGTTTGTCTTTTGAGGATTTCAGAAGGTGGTGTGCCCTTCTTCCATCTGTCAGGAAGTTCCTTGGAAGCTTATTGATGCCACCTGATTCAG GTTCTCAAGTTCCCAAGCTGGTAGATGGAGAAAGTATTGACCCCAATCTAGTCTTGATGAGAAAGCAGTATGCTTGGCTTATTGGAGGAGCACTTTCCCATGAACTGAGTGAATGGAAACTTCTGTATCATAGTGCAGTTCATGGTCAAAGTTTCAACACATTCCTTGGGAAAATGTC AGATGATGGACCAAGTGTTTTGGTTATCAAGGATAGAGAAGGATGCATCTATGGAGGTTATGCTTCTCAGCCATGGGAAAAGCATGGTGATTTTTATGGGGACCTTAAGTCTTTCCTTTTCCAGCTATATCCAAAGGCTTCAATCTTCCGGCCTACTGGTGCAAATCACAACATGCAATGG TGTGCTGTGAATTTCAGTTCGGAAAGCATTCCCAATGGAATTGGTTTTGGAGGGCGAGTAAATCATTTTGGCCTGTTCATTTCAGCTAACTTTGACAAGGGGCATACATTTGAGTGCACGACTTTTGGTAGCCCTTGCTTATCCAAGACCAACTATATATACCCGGAAGTGATAGAATGCTGGGGCATAGTGCCAAGGGGAGCTCAACAGGATAGATCAGAAGCCATTAGAGGTACTGTGTTGGAGAGATTCAAGGAGGATCGCCATATGTTGAACTTGGTTGGTCTTGCTAACTCAAGTGATTAA